One Streptomyces sp. CNQ-509 DNA window includes the following coding sequences:
- a CDS encoding GNAT family N-acetyltransferase, producing MRPAAPEDMAAIAEIYTYYVTDTVITFEETPPPPAYWQQRLRDLSDRGLPFLVAEADGSLAGYAYAVPWRPKPAYRHTVENTIYLAPGRTGQGIGGALLAELVDRCAKADVRQIMAVIADTGDGTSPALHRRHGFTQVGRLTEVGFKHGRWVDTILMQRTLRGA from the coding sequence ATCCGCCCAGCAGCTCCCGAGGACATGGCGGCGATCGCCGAGATCTACACGTACTACGTCACCGACACCGTGATCACCTTCGAGGAGACCCCGCCTCCGCCCGCGTACTGGCAGCAGCGGCTGCGCGACCTGAGCGACCGCGGCCTGCCGTTCCTCGTCGCCGAGGCGGACGGAAGCCTCGCCGGCTACGCCTACGCCGTCCCCTGGCGCCCCAAGCCGGCCTACAGGCACACCGTCGAGAACACCATCTACCTCGCCCCGGGCCGCACGGGACAGGGCATCGGCGGCGCGCTGCTGGCGGAACTGGTCGACCGGTGCGCGAAGGCGGACGTGCGGCAGATCATGGCGGTGATCGCGGACACCGGCGACGGCACCTCGCCCGCTCTGCACAGGCGGCACGGGTTCACGCAGGTGGGCCGGCTGACGGAGGTGGGGTTCAAGCACGGGCGCTGGGTCGACACGATCCTCATGCAGCGCACCCTGCGGGGCGCGTAG
- a CDS encoding DUF6506 family protein has product MFGGFGADAAARVHEAAGGIPVGSVTYGIESMDAAAAFRAA; this is encoded by the coding sequence ATCTTCGGCGGCTTCGGGGCCGACGCGGCGGCCCGTGTTCACGAGGCCGCCGGCGGCATCCCGGTCGGTTCGGTGACGTACGGCATCGAGTCGATGGACGCCGCCGCCGCCTTCCGCGCCGCCTGA
- a CDS encoding hemerythrin domain-containing protein, whose translation MSPESRARLVALGAELLAIHRGLRAQLARLREETDDYLAGGPRPRDLKAHCLAFCTALTSHHTGEDRGAFPALAARDPELRPLIAKMEQDHAMMSGLLQSLERVLDTLPEDPGEGDAARVRSELEGLSAIVESHFRFEERTIVAALDALPPEAGGAEDLLGLPGPGKDGG comes from the coding sequence ATGTCCCCCGAATCCCGTGCGCGGCTCGTCGCCCTCGGCGCCGAACTCCTCGCCATCCACCGCGGGCTCCGCGCGCAGCTCGCCCGGCTCCGTGAGGAGACCGACGACTACCTGGCAGGCGGCCCCCGGCCGCGCGACCTCAAAGCCCACTGCCTCGCCTTCTGCACCGCGCTCACCTCCCACCACACCGGCGAGGACCGCGGCGCCTTCCCCGCGCTCGCCGCGCGCGACCCGGAACTGCGGCCGCTGATCGCCAAGATGGAGCAGGACCACGCGATGATGAGCGGCCTCCTGCAGAGCCTGGAGCGGGTCCTCGACACCCTGCCCGAGGACCCCGGCGAGGGGGACGCGGCACGGGTACGGAGTGAGCTGGAGGGGCTGAGCGCGATCGTGGAGTCCCACTTCCGCTTCGAGGAGCGGACGATCGTCGCGGCCCTCGACGCGCTGCCGCCCGAGGCCGGCGGCGCCGAGGACCTGCTCGGGCTGCCGGGCCCGGGGAAGGACGGCGGGTAG
- a CDS encoding TIGR03086 family metal-binding protein — MSTTPTRHRNETGIVVDPALPTIVITREFEAPPERVFRAHTDPDLVAQWLGPRGLTMTIDRYDARTDGSYRYVHADEEGNEYAFHGVFHEVRPAERIVQTFTYEGMPDSVSLETAVFEDLGGRTRLTATSLLDSLESRDGMIASGAETGIREGYERLDAVLDGTQAAEEHRRIAAGFTARVRGAEAGRWDDPAPCEGWVARDVVRHLVEWFPGFLKTGAGIELPEGPSVDDDPVAAWQVHNDAVQSLLDDPATAGRTLSHPQTGDLPLAQAIDRFYTSDVFMHTWDLARATGQDEHLDPAKCAALLAGMLPMDEVLRGSGHYGPRVEVPESADVQTRLLAFTGRTP, encoded by the coding sequence ATGAGCACCACGCCCACCCGCCACCGCAACGAGACCGGGATCGTCGTCGACCCGGCGCTGCCCACCATCGTGATCACCCGGGAGTTCGAGGCCCCGCCCGAGCGGGTGTTCCGCGCGCACACCGACCCCGACCTCGTCGCCCAGTGGCTTGGCCCGCGCGGGCTCACCATGACCATCGACCGGTACGACGCCCGCACCGACGGCTCGTACCGCTACGTCCACGCCGACGAGGAGGGCAACGAGTACGCCTTCCACGGCGTCTTCCACGAGGTGCGCCCCGCAGAGCGCATCGTCCAGACCTTCACCTACGAGGGCATGCCGGACAGCGTCAGCCTGGAGACCGCCGTCTTCGAGGACCTCGGCGGGCGCACCCGGCTCACCGCCACGTCGCTGCTCGACTCCCTCGAATCCCGCGACGGGATGATCGCCAGCGGGGCCGAGACCGGCATCCGCGAGGGGTACGAGCGGCTGGACGCCGTACTCGACGGCACCCAGGCGGCCGAGGAGCACCGCCGGATCGCCGCCGGCTTCACCGCGCGCGTCCGCGGCGCCGAGGCGGGCAGGTGGGACGACCCGGCGCCGTGCGAGGGCTGGGTCGCGCGGGACGTCGTGCGGCACCTCGTCGAGTGGTTCCCCGGCTTCCTCAAGACGGGCGCGGGCATCGAGCTGCCGGAGGGCCCCTCCGTGGACGACGACCCGGTGGCGGCCTGGCAGGTCCACAACGACGCCGTGCAGTCCCTGCTGGACGATCCGGCCACCGCGGGCAGGACGCTCTCGCACCCGCAGACCGGCGACCTCCCGCTGGCCCAGGCGATCGACCGCTTCTACACGAGCGACGTCTTCATGCACACCTGGGACCTGGCCCGGGCGACCGGCCAGGACGAGCACCTGGATCCGGCCAAGTGCGCCGCCCTGCTGGCGGGGATGCTGCCGATGGACGAGGTGCTGCGCGGCAGCGGCCACTACGGGCCGCGCGTCGAGGTCCCGGAGAGCGCCGACGTGCAGACCCGCCTGCTGGCGTTCACCGGCCGCACGCCCTGA
- a CDS encoding helix-turn-helix transcriptional regulator encodes MTSVPEPDERLSLVFSALADPTRRDIVARLTAGDATVNELAEPYDVSVQAVSKHIRVLEEAGLVSRSRDAQRRPCHLQAEVFDLMTKWIERYRRAAEDRYRRLDAVLERMDAQEGPPVEKTRTEREEAS; translated from the coding sequence ATGACCTCGGTCCCCGAGCCGGACGAACGGCTGTCGCTGGTGTTCTCCGCCCTGGCGGACCCGACCCGCCGCGACATCGTCGCCCGCCTCACCGCGGGCGACGCGACGGTCAACGAGCTGGCCGAGCCGTACGACGTCAGCGTGCAGGCCGTCTCCAAGCACATCCGCGTCCTGGAGGAGGCCGGCCTGGTCAGCCGCAGCCGGGACGCCCAGCGGCGGCCCTGCCACCTTCAGGCGGAGGTCTTCGACCTCATGACGAAGTGGATAGAGCGCTACCGGCGCGCGGCGGAGGACCGTTACCGCCGCCTGGACGCCGTCCTGGAGCGGATGGACGCCCAGGAGGGACCGCCGGTGGAGAAGACCCGGACAGAGAGAGAAGAAGCATCATGA
- a CDS encoding thiol-disulfide oxidoreductase DCC family protein has translation MLLLYDGDCGFCTGWADFGRRRFAPDVRIVPWQSVDPAVYGVPEERLLREVVLVEEVGYAPAGAPAATVPPGGAMAIAGTLRSGNRAGRLLGRALAARPVRRPAAAVYRLVSRNRYRLRFPFLPAREGASCGLPQR, from the coding sequence ATGCTGCTGCTGTACGACGGTGACTGCGGGTTCTGCACGGGATGGGCCGACTTCGGGCGCCGGCGGTTCGCGCCGGACGTGCGGATCGTGCCGTGGCAGTCGGTGGACCCGGCGGTGTACGGGGTGCCGGAGGAGCGGCTGCTGCGCGAGGTGGTGCTGGTCGAGGAGGTGGGGTACGCGCCCGCCGGGGCGCCGGCGGCGACCGTGCCGCCGGGCGGCGCCATGGCCATCGCCGGCACCCTGCGCAGCGGGAACCGCGCCGGCCGGCTCCTGGGCCGCGCGCTCGCCGCCCGGCCCGTGCGCCGCCCCGCCGCGGCCGTCTACCGCCTGGTCTCCCGCAACCGCTACCGGCTGCGCTTCCCCTTCCTCCCGGCCCGCGAGGGCGCGAGCTGCGGGCTCCCTCAGCGGTAA
- a CDS encoding DNA-binding response regulator → MTPDRRHLSHVLGLALDRFHIDIVLTGTVVADAVSRPEAGRVDVWLARPSAATGESVREFPRLVPRRGTAESGAEDGGGAGAGAGGGVGRPRPLAVVCGGEEGQVAQALALGASAVMLPDDSVFDTAAGLYAAASRDLFVSPRLLRRVSRRLSDVLSGPLTVGVDVLTEREQRVLSLMSAGMSNGARWWRGTSSPRCRRATAVRPTPAC, encoded by the coding sequence GTGACGCCTGACCGCCGGCACCTGTCGCACGTGCTCGGGCTCGCACTCGACAGATTCCACATCGACATCGTGCTGACCGGCACCGTGGTGGCGGACGCCGTCTCGCGCCCCGAGGCCGGGCGGGTGGACGTCTGGCTGGCGCGGCCGTCCGCGGCCACCGGGGAGTCCGTACGGGAGTTCCCGCGGCTGGTGCCGCGGCGGGGGACCGCCGAGTCCGGGGCGGAGGACGGCGGGGGTGCCGGGGCAGGGGCAGGCGGCGGCGTGGGCCGGCCGCGGCCGCTGGCCGTCGTGTGCGGGGGTGAGGAGGGCCAGGTGGCGCAGGCGCTGGCGCTGGGCGCGTCGGCCGTGATGCTGCCGGACGACTCGGTGTTCGACACCGCGGCCGGCCTGTACGCGGCGGCCTCCCGGGACCTGTTCGTCTCGCCGCGGCTGCTGCGCCGGGTGTCGCGGCGGCTGAGCGACGTGCTCAGCGGGCCGCTGACCGTCGGCGTGGACGTGCTGACCGAGCGGGAGCAGCGGGTGCTGAGCCTGATGTCCGCGGGCATGTCCAACGGTGCACGCTGGTGGCGGGGGACTTCTTCACCGCGGTGCCGACGGGCGACGGCGGTCCGGCCGACGCCTGCCTGCTGA
- a CDS encoding PQQ-binding-like beta-propeller repeat protein, with protein sequence MGANTEKRALLATAAAVLLAAGCGDDGGEGSDAAGGGAPLAEEWRTKAVAHEPEDVWLPPLWVTGDRVVGISTEGVTGHDAKTGKPAWELAPPPGAGQPCAASPAVNAGGVGAVLFGPADAKPGDDSCAVLTVVDTTSGKLLWSKDLTSGDSAYPSADVIPVSVGEEAVTVELIEDGLHRFSLDGEELPTPEVTVGEQCDDFSTDWRHSATSLVAVVDCPDLTGAENHIAAYDAASGEELWTAADFTDEDQPARVEILTDEPLTVATQERLVSFGEDGKVLTDLPLKRPDGYLHLDPGDFTIRDSVLVTSYDDATNDYVGIDLTTGKELWKKEFDFAPHPLAPGGGSGGELVALRDGMIEGEKAMGEYLALWDARKGGEPTTAGMLPENAGSAQAVASSDDGGVVYVLAEPEVGEEALRIEAYRR encoded by the coding sequence ATGGGCGCGAACACAGAGAAGCGGGCGTTACTGGCCACGGCAGCCGCGGTGCTGCTCGCCGCGGGCTGCGGGGACGACGGCGGCGAGGGGAGCGACGCCGCCGGGGGCGGGGCCCCGCTGGCGGAGGAGTGGCGGACGAAGGCCGTGGCGCACGAACCGGAGGACGTGTGGCTGCCGCCGCTCTGGGTCACCGGTGACCGGGTCGTCGGCATCAGCACCGAAGGGGTCACAGGACACGACGCCAAGACCGGCAAGCCCGCCTGGGAACTGGCGCCGCCACCGGGCGCGGGACAGCCCTGCGCCGCCTCGCCGGCCGTGAACGCCGGCGGCGTCGGCGCGGTGCTGTTCGGCCCGGCGGACGCGAAACCCGGCGACGACTCCTGCGCGGTGCTCACGGTGGTCGACACCACGAGCGGCAAGCTGCTCTGGAGCAAGGACCTGACCTCCGGCGACAGCGCGTACCCGAGCGCCGACGTCATCCCCGTCAGCGTCGGCGAGGAGGCGGTCACCGTCGAGCTGATCGAGGACGGTCTGCACCGCTTCTCCCTCGACGGCGAGGAACTGCCCACCCCCGAGGTGACGGTGGGCGAGCAGTGCGACGACTTCTCCACCGACTGGCGGCACAGCGCCACCTCTCTGGTCGCCGTCGTGGACTGCCCCGACCTGACCGGCGCCGAGAACCACATCGCCGCGTACGACGCCGCGAGCGGCGAAGAGCTGTGGACCGCGGCGGACTTCACCGACGAGGACCAGCCCGCCCGGGTCGAGATCCTCACCGACGAGCCGCTGACGGTCGCGACGCAGGAGCGGCTGGTGTCGTTCGGCGAGGACGGCAAGGTGCTGACCGACCTGCCGCTCAAGCGGCCCGACGGGTATCTCCACCTCGACCCGGGGGACTTCACCATCCGGGACTCGGTGCTGGTCACCAGCTACGACGACGCCACCAACGACTACGTGGGCATCGATCTGACCACCGGCAAGGAGCTGTGGAAGAAGGAGTTCGACTTCGCTCCGCACCCGCTGGCCCCCGGCGGCGGTTCCGGCGGCGAACTGGTCGCGCTCCGGGACGGCATGATCGAGGGCGAGAAGGCCATGGGCGAGTACCTGGCGCTGTGGGACGCGCGGAAGGGCGGCGAGCCCACGACCGCGGGCATGCTGCCGGAGAACGCGGGCTCCGCGCAGGCGGTGGCCAGCAGCGACGACGGCGGCGTGGTGTACGTGCTCGCCGAGCCCGAGGTCGGCGAGGAGGCGCTGCGGATCGAGGCGTACCGGCGGTAG
- a CDS encoding amidase family protein: MAPAATGVAAGGIRRRRRPSVPAYENSRAAPLAPLPARPRLRRCRRARAGRRPAHAGTGHGRVPDAPDDFDELDIDGLRRRMADGRLDAVRLTRHYLERIERIDPLLRSVIEVSPDALREARKLDRERRPRGPLHGMPVLLKDMFETADPMHTTAGSYALEGMRVRRDSAVAARLRAAGAVILGKTNLSEWAGGMSLTHHAGWSARGGQTANPYKLDRSPHESSSGTGAAVAANLCVAGIGTEMNGSILDPSSANCVVGVKPTVGLVGRGGMIPGVPSQDSVGPMARTVRDAAILLGTLDLIRGDAYGGGSSTPAALAGYPAVSVPAGFAFGLPVGLTFMGTAWSEPTLLRLAYAYERATAVRRPPEYRAPDVGL, from the coding sequence GTGGCGCCCGCGGCCACGGGGGTGGCAGCCGGAGGGATCCGGCGGCGCCGCCGCCCTAGCGTTCCTGCGTATGAGAACTCCCGCGCCGCGCCCCTCGCGCCGCTCCCTGCTCGCCCTCGGCTCCGCCGCTGCCGCCGCGCCCGCGCTGGGCGCCGGCCCGCCCACGCCGGTACCGGCCACGGCCGGGTCCCCGACGCCCCGGACGACTTCGACGAGCTGGACATCGACGGGCTGCGCCGCCGCATGGCCGACGGGCGGCTCGACGCCGTCCGGCTCACCCGCCACTACCTGGAGCGGATCGAGCGCATCGACCCCCTCCTCCGCTCGGTCATCGAGGTCAGTCCCGACGCGCTGCGCGAGGCGCGCAAGCTCGACCGGGAACGGCGGCCCCGCGGCCCGCTGCACGGCATGCCCGTGCTGCTCAAGGACATGTTCGAGACCGCCGACCCGATGCACACCACCGCCGGTTCCTACGCCCTGGAGGGGATGCGGGTCCGGAGGGACTCCGCCGTGGCGGCCCGGCTGCGCGCCGCCGGCGCCGTCATCCTGGGCAAGACCAACCTCAGCGAGTGGGCCGGCGGCATGTCCCTGACCCACCACGCCGGCTGGAGCGCCCGCGGCGGGCAGACCGCCAACCCGTACAAGCTCGACCGCTCACCACATGAGTCCAGCTCCGGCACCGGCGCCGCCGTCGCCGCCAACCTGTGCGTCGCCGGCATCGGCACCGAGATGAACGGCTCGATCCTCGACCCGTCGTCCGCCAACTGCGTCGTCGGCGTCAAGCCGACCGTCGGGCTCGTCGGCCGCGGCGGCATGATCCCCGGGGTGCCGAGCCAGGACAGCGTCGGCCCGATGGCCCGTACCGTACGGGATGCCGCGATCCTGCTCGGCACCCTCGACCTGATCCGCGGCGACGCCTACGGCGGCGGCTCCTCGACCCCCGCGGCGCTCGCCGGCTATCCGGCGGTGAGCGTGCCGGCGGGGTTCGCGTTCGGGCTGCCGGTCGGGCTGACGTTCATGGGGACGGCGTGGAGCGAACCGACGCTGCTGCGGCTGGCGTACGCGTACGAGCGCGCGACCGCGGTCCGCAGGCCGCCGGAGTACCGGGCGCCGGACGTCGGCCTGTAA
- the hemC gene encoding hydroxymethylbilane synthase yields the protein MSVPELIRIVSRDSPMALAQVERVRAELAAHHPGIRTAVVPVKTTGDKWLGDLSQVDGKGAFTKEVDAALVSGEADLAVHCVKDVPADRPLPAGTTFAAFLRRDDIRDALVHPGGLGLDDLPAGTRIGTSSVRRIAQLSAAYPHLECVPFRGNANRRLAKLHAGEVDALLLAVAGLERIGRADVITEVLPVETMCPPLGAGILALQCREDDTATIDVVSDLNHPETYREAMAERMFLHVLQGHCNSPIAGFATAAPDELWLRGRVFSPDGKTVLHAHESAGRLTPPDLGTSVALALLRQGARGLIDGIAH from the coding sequence ATGTCCGTGCCCGAGCTCATCCGCATCGTCTCGCGCGACTCCCCCATGGCCCTCGCCCAGGTCGAGCGCGTCCGCGCCGAGCTGGCCGCCCACCACCCCGGCATCCGCACCGCGGTGGTGCCGGTGAAGACCACGGGCGACAAGTGGCTGGGCGACCTCTCCCAGGTCGACGGCAAGGGCGCGTTCACCAAGGAGGTCGACGCCGCGCTGGTCAGCGGGGAGGCGGACCTGGCCGTGCACTGCGTCAAGGACGTGCCCGCGGACCGGCCGCTGCCGGCCGGGACGACGTTCGCCGCGTTCCTGCGCCGCGACGACATCCGCGACGCGCTGGTCCACCCCGGCGGGCTTGGACTCGACGACCTGCCCGCGGGCACCCGGATCGGCACGTCCTCGGTGCGCCGGATCGCCCAGCTCTCCGCCGCGTACCCGCACCTGGAGTGCGTGCCGTTCCGCGGCAACGCGAACCGCCGGCTGGCGAAGCTCCACGCCGGGGAGGTCGACGCGCTGCTGCTGGCCGTGGCCGGTCTCGAACGCATCGGCCGCGCCGACGTCATCACCGAGGTGCTGCCGGTGGAGACGATGTGCCCGCCGCTGGGCGCGGGGATCCTGGCGCTCCAGTGCCGCGAGGACGACACGGCGACCATCGACGTCGTCAGCGACCTGAACCACCCGGAGACGTACCGCGAGGCCATGGCCGAGCGGATGTTCCTGCACGTGCTCCAGGGCCACTGCAACAGCCCCATCGCCGGCTTCGCCACCGCGGCGCCGGACGAACTGTGGCTGCGCGGCCGGGTGTTCAGCCCCGACGGCAAGACGGTGCTCCACGCCCACGAGTCCGCGGGCCGGCTCACCCCGCCCGACCTCGGCACGTCGGTCGCCCTCGCGCTGCTGCGGCAGGGCGCGCGGGGGCTGATCGACGGCATCGCGCACTGA